The DNA window CGCTGCCAGTCGGGGGCGAACAGGTCCAGGATCCCGCCGCGGAGGGAGAACTCGCCCGGCAACTCCACGGCGGTCGTCGCGTGGAAACCGCGGGCGGTGAGCCATTTGAGCAGAGCGTCGACATCGATCTGCTCGCCAACGCGGAGCAGGCGGGTGTTCTGTTCGACCGTTTTCTGACTGACGGTCGGCTGCAGCAGAGCCTGGATGCCGGCCGCCACGATGGCCGGACGCTCGCCGGCGGCCAGCCGCTTGAGCAGCCGCAAACGGTCGCCGTAAATTTCATCGTAGACGAGCCGTTCGCCCGGTTCGCTTTCCCAGGCGGGAAAGCGTTCGATCGGGCGATCCAGGAACAGGGGGGCCTCATCGCAAAAGTTGTCGGCCGCCTCCTCGTCGGGCAACACGACCAGCAGCGTAGAAGACGCCCGCTGCTGCAGGGCGGCGGCCAGCAAGGCGCGCGAAGCTCCCCAGACTCCTTCAAAGGAAATCGCTTCGCCTGCGGCGAGGGAAACGACGGCCTCGGCTAAGTCGGCGTGCTCAAGCAGTCGCAAAGGCAAGCCCCGCAACTGCTCCTGCGTCGATTGGGAGGTTTGCAGAATCGACATAGATTTTTCCAATTGTAGGCAGTCGGCCTGATTGGGAAAGATGAAGTTTTCTGTTTCTCGTTGTTCGGACCGAAAAAGAAATCATTTCTATGGATCAAAAACCCATTTCGCCCCATTCCAACTTGCCCAATGCCGTGTTTCCGCTGCGGCGGGGGCCGCGAAACGGCTCGCGTCGCGAAGCCGGCTGAGGCATGTTTTTTCCCGGAGAGCGAAGTTTGGATTGCAAAAGCTTAACGCACCCCTCATAATCACCAGAGTCGCTGTGTGCGATTTGCATGGAGCCGAGCGGAATAATCCACCAATATTCCTGATGGACAAGGGGGTTTCCGGTGTCTGGCGTAACGGAGGGCTGGGTCGGCAAAACACTCGGTCGCGGCCGATATCGGGTAGAGAATAAACTGGGCGAAGGAGGCATGGGCCTCGTTTTTCTGGCGCACGATGAACACCTTGAGCATCGAGTCGTCATCAAAGCACCGCGGGCCGTATTACTGGAAGACGCCGCCGCGACGGAACGTTTCGCACGGGAAATCCGTTCCATGGTCCGGCTGGAGCATCCCCACATTGTGCGCGTGCTGGACGTAGGCGAACATGCGGGCCTGCCGTTCGCCGTCATGCAGTACCTGGCGGGCGGCAGTCTTGAAGATCGTCGCGAAGATTTCTCTTCGCCGCAGTCGGTATTGCGCTGGATTCCGCAGATCGCTTCCGCGCTGGACTTTGTGCATGTCCGCGGATTTGTTCACCGCGATGTCAAACCGGCCAATATTCTGTTCGACGCCTATGGGAATGTTTTTCTCAGCGACTTCGGCATCGCCAAGGGTTTGTGTGAACTGCGGACCGACGAGACCCAGGCCGGCTCGCTGACCGGCGCCGGAATGATCATCGGCACGCCCCATTACATGGCGCCCGAACTGGTCCGCTGCGAATCCATCAACGGCCGGGTCGACCAGTATGCTCTGGCGGCGACCGTTTATGAACTGCTCTCTGGACAGAAGCTTTTTGAAGGGACGGCTCCCAGCGCGCTGCTGGTGAAGCAGGTCATCGATGCGCCGACACCTTTGCACGAAACAGCCTCGCACGTCTCCGTGGCATTTTCCCAGGTGATTTCCCGAGCTCTCGAAAAATCGCCCGAGCGGCGTTTCCCCAGCTGTCACGACCTGGAGCTTGCCTTGCGGACAGCCCTGGGCAAGCCGGCCCCTTTTTTGCCCTCGACCGCGGTGTCGCAGCCCACGGGCGACGGTTTGCAAGACGTCGATCCCGATGACGAGATCGATTTGGATTTTGAGCTGGGGCCATTACCGGAAACGAAAAAGAGCCAAGAGCCGACGCCCGAGAATCCTTCCACGCAGATTCCGCGACTGGTGAAGCCGGCCCCTTTGCCGCCGGCGCCGACGCGTGTTTTTTCGCAGGAAGCGGCTCCGTCGCCGCCGACTCCGCCGAATCGGTTGCGACGCACCAATGCGATTGGAATGGGATTCGCCCGGGTGGAGCCTGGGGAGTTCTGGAAAGCGCTCGATCCGTCTGACGCCGCTGACGAAGGACGGCAGGTTTGCCTGGCGGACCCGTTCTGGATCGGCATCCACCAGGTGACGGTTGGACAGTTCCAGAAATTTGTCGATGAAACGGGCTACGCGACCGAAGCCCAGACCGATGGCCAGGGCGGGTTTGGACGCCGCACCCGTAACGGCCCGATCGAAGGTCCTTCGCCGCAGTTCCACTGGAAGTCGGTGGGCTGGTTCCAGTCGGGCGCGCATCCGGTGGTGAATGTTACGGCGACCGACGTGGCCGAATTCTGCGTCTGGCTGCGGCGGGTCGACAGTCGGCGTTACCGTTTGCCGACCGAGGACGAATGGGAGTACGCCTGTCGTGCAGGCGGCAGCGGCCCCTTTTTTGGCGGGGAATCGTTGAGTCTGGAACGGGCCAACTTTAACGGAGCCGCCCACTCGAAGGAAGCCAGCGTAGCGGCAGCGCCGGCGGGCGTCCTGCAGAAATCGGCGGCAGTCGGTTCCTATCCGCCCAATGACTGGGGCCTGTACGACATGCACGGGAATATCTGGGAATGGACTGTCGGCGTTCCTTCGGGATCCGGCACGACGAATTCCCGCGCGAAGTCTCCAGCGGGCGAACCGTTGTTTGCCTTGCGGGGCGGAGCCTGGGATACGGCAGCTGACCACTGCCGCAGCGAGGTCCGCAAGATTCGGCCGGCCTCATTCCGGCACTGCAGCACGGGCTTTCGCCTGGTGTCGCCGTGCCGTTAAAAAGTACGGCCCATTCCCGGGGACAAGGGACGGGCCGCATCGCTTCATTCCGCAAGGTTGGGTCGACGCATTCGGTCGATGCATTCAGTCGACCAGACGGATGGTCGGCTGGTTGATGATGGCCTCCAGGATCTCGGTCAGGCGTTGTTCGTACTCGGCCGGATTCCCGCTGCCGCGAGCGCTTTCTCCTTTGTCGTTGGCGGCCCCGCCCATGCGGGCCAGCCGGTCCATGAACGTGTAGTCGGCGCCCAGACCGATCCCAACGGGAAATACCCGCCAGTGGTCGGCTTGCATCAGGGCGGACTGCATCAGGGGAGCGTCGTACCAGTAGTAGCCGCCGCCGTAGAAGTCGGCGCTGCCGTTTTTCTCGGAATAGCCATCGATCAGGTCTTTGTCGGACTCGTACAGGTTGGGAGCGCCGTCGGTCAACAGCACCACCACCTTGTCAACTTTGGCGCGTCCTTTTCCGCCTTCGCTGGGCTGGCGAATGTGGGCCCGGGCGTAAATCAAACCGGATTCTGTTGCGGTCGTGGCGGCCTTGTCGCTGACCGCCTGGAGGGTCACGCAGGCCTTCATGGCCGCGTCGTAGTCGGGCGTGATCTCCTGCACCAGGCCAGAGCCCGTGTCGAACGAAATGACCGATACCCAGTCGCGTAGTTCGTGATTCGTGATCACTTTGTTCCGCTCCTTCACGACCTGGATGGCGGCAATCAGGGCCCGCCGGGCGGCATGCATCGGTTGCGTGCGCGGAGGGAACTGGAACACGCCGCCTGCCGTCGCTTCTTCGTGCAGCGGGCAGAACGGGTTCTGCATCGACAAGGGAGAGAAACCGGCCGGTTCGCTATCGCGACCATGATCGGCCATGAACTGTGCGTAGGTTAAATAGCCAATGTAGTTCCGCAGGTTCCGGGGCAGACTGGTGCTGGAATCGGGAAAGTTGGTCTTGTTGGGATTATTGAATCCGGTGATGCGGTCGCCGCTTTGACTGGGAGGCAGCCAGCCGCGTTCAATCGGCGGCGAACCGGGGTCCCCCAGACTCTGGGAGGCCAGCAGCAGCGCCTGGGCGGCATCGCCGGCAAAGGCCAACGGTTCCAGCGACACGGCCGGGTGCGACTCCGGGACGCCTGCCAAAGGCGATTGACTCCAGGCCGCGACCAGCGATTCGTCGCCGGGCAGGATCCAGCCAATCGGCGGCTTCGGGGGCGGCGGATCGGTCGGCTTGGGCGGCGTTGGCTTCGGACCCACCGGCTTCGGGCCCACCGGCTGGGGGGGCGCCGGCGGCCTGGGCGCCACGATCTTGACCGGCAGAATGAGGTAGTCGAGATACTTCTCCCAGTACTTGTAGTTGCCGGTGCTGGCCTGCGGCAGGGCGGCCGGCATCATGGGAGCGATCTCGTAGTTGATCAGCCAACTGTACGCCTTCTGCTTGCGAACGGCTTCGGTGTCGGTGGGAGCGATCCGATACGCGGGCGGAATCGAAACCGATGCCAGCGGGCCTTCGTCTTTGGTCATTTCTGCGTAAGCGTACTTGTCAGGCTTGACGCCCAGGCTGGCTCCCAGATGCTGCAGGTTGCCTGGAAACTTTCCAAAGCCAAGGTCGGTATACAGATCCTGCATCAGGTCGCTGCCGACGCTGGAATCGAAATTTTTGTTGATCGACGTGGTCGCCCAGGCGGGTTCTGTATCATCGTTCATGGAGCCCGACAGATCGACGACCAGGGCAATATCGCGCGGCGTGGCGGTCGCCACGGCCGAAGCCTGCGTACTGAAAACTTTGTGCCCGAACACGCGGCCAAAGAACAGGGCCGCTTTCTCCCGGCGGACCGTTACACGGATGGCGTTGCCGGGATCGATCGTCGCTTCGAACTTGCGGGCGTCGCTGTCCCAGACGCCGAATTCCACATCGCCGGCGTCGAGCTTGACCTTGTCTGACGCCGCCACATGATAGGCCGCAAACTCCTGGGCTTCGGCCACCACGGCCTCGGTCCCCTGGCTCATCACGGCCGCGCCGGCAATTGCCGCCGAATCCGCAGCATTCTGTAGTTGTGATCGGGTCAGCAGCATGTAGCCCACATCGACCGCAAACGCGACCATGCCCACTACAAAGACCATCATCAGGGCGGCCCAGACCACCACCTGCGCCTTCCGATTTCGCGCGGAACTCAACACGGCTTTACTCCTCAGTCGCGTACGGCAGAGACCGAACCCCGGAACTCTTGTACGAAACGTTGGATACGAATCGACCGTTGTCAACGAGAACCGTCGCAGGCGCCACAAGTGGGGAAGGGAGCGAGGGTGACCGTTCGGGTGGTGAGGATGGAGCGGGCGACGACTGAGGGAAATGTGGAGGGGGCAGGGGGGAACGGGAGGAGGGAGAGGAGGATTAAGATGAAGACGAAGATGAAGTGGAGGAGGGGCGGGGCGTTTGGGCTTCGGTTTTGGGCCAGGTGAAGAGGAAGGTGGTGCCGGCGCCGAGGTCGGACTCGACGCGAATCTGGCCGCCGGCGTTCTCCACGATCTTGCGGATCAAAGCCAGTCCCATGCCGCTGCCTTCGACTTCGTCCCGGGGACGCAGGGTTTCGAACATCTGAAAGATCTTTTCGTGAAACCGCGGGGCAATGCCGGGACCGTCGTCTTGAAAGTGGAACTCGTGCGCGGAGCCAAGATCGGTGCAGCGAATGGTGATGCGGCCGTCCTTTCGGTTGTGATGTTTGATCGCGTTACTGATCAGGTTGCGGAAGACCTGCTCCAGGGGCGCCTGTTCCGTTAACAACACGGGCATGGTTTCGGGCAAATCAAACACAAAACCCGGCGGCGGCGACTGCAGATCGATCACGTCGTCAAGCAGTTTGCGCACGGGAACGCGGGTCGCAGATCCATTCACCCGGCCTACGCGGGAATAGGTCAGCAGATCGTCAAGCAGGCGCTCCATCCGGCCGATCCGCTGCAGCAGCGTCTGCAGATGCTTGCGAGAGCGTTCCGGCAAGGCTTCGCTGGCGTCTTCTTCGATCCAATTGGCCAGGGCGTGGATGCCCCGTAAGGGCGCTTTCAAATCGTGCGAGGCGGCGTATGCGAAGTTGTCGAGTTCCTGGACCGTTCTCTGCAGTTCGGCGACGCGATCCGCCACCCGCTGCTCCAGTTCCCGGTTCAGCTGTTCTAGCGCCTCACGGGTGGCTTTGGCCTCGGAAATATCGCGCACGACATAGGTTCGCAGGCGCCGGCCAGAGGCGACGAAACTACTCGAGGCGATCTCCAGCGGAAACGGTTTGCCATGTCGCTTCCCTTTGACTTCCAGGCGCCGCACGCCATCGTGGCCGGCTGCCGTCGCGCCGGAAGCGGGATCGCTGGAGAAGGATTCGTGTCGGAGGGAGATAAACTCCGACAGCTGGCGATGCACCAGATTGCTTGTTTCAAAGATCGCTTCGGCCGCCAGGTTGGCGGAAAGAATGCGATTGTCGTCGTCGACAGTGACGATCCCCTCGGCCGCCGTAGCGACAATCGCCCTGATACGTGCTTCGCGCGAAGCGACACGTTCCGCCATCGTCAGAAACGCGGAAGCCAGCTGGCCAATTTCATCACGCGCATTCACGGGGGGCGAATTACTGTAGGCGCCGTTATCCGCAAACTGCAGGGCCGCCCGGGTAATCTTGGAAAGGGGTCGCGTAATCATCCGTGTGAGCAGCAGCGACAACAGGCACCCGATGGCAAACAGGACAGCGCCGGTCGCCCAGAGCGTGCGTTCAAAAGGATACGCGGCCAGCTGCAGCGAATGTTTGTCGGCCAGCTGCAGGAAGCCAATTAACCGCGGCCTGTCATCGTTGGTCAACGCCAGGCTATTCGATCCCAAAGGCGTCCACCGCAGCGCGGCGAACTTGTTATCCAGCATGGTCGTTTTGACTTCGCGCTCGGACGAAGGCGCCGTGTCCGCATCCAGTTCCTGCCGAAATGCGTCGCGGTTCTTGCCGATCCAGGCGATCAAGTCCGGGCGCAGCGGAATATCCTGCAGGCAGTACTTTCCGTGCGTGCAGATTTCTGTGTACCGCATTTCTTCTGTCTCTTCGGGTCCGACACTGGCGTTCAGTTCCTCAAACGCCAGCACCGGCTCGCCCTGGCGGGCAATCACCACGTCGTCCTGGTTCAGGACAATCACTCCCGAGTGCTTGCAATCTTCCAGGAAGGGCGTCACATCGACATTGATTACTACAATCCCGGTAAACTCATAATTCACCGTGCTCAACGGCGCGCAAGCCCGCGCAACCGCAATCCGCGGTTCGGAAATATGGCGATCCGCTCCCTCGCGGTTCACGGCCAGGCGGGTAAACACCACCTGGTCCACAATGTCGCGGTGACTGAGCGATTGATAACGCGCCAACAGGTCGCGAAAGTAGGGCGCATTCTGCTTGTTCGACAGGGGGGACTCAAGGTTCAACGGCGCGCCCGCGTGCGGCCGATCGACCCGCACAATTTCCCAGCCTTCGCGAGAAATCAGCCGTGCCTGGACATAATTTGGCTTCCCACTCAGTAGTTGTCGAAAACGCACCTCAATTTTCTGGCGGTCCGGATGGGCCAGTGCGGCTTCCTTGTTCCCCTGACTGTCTGCCGTCAGCCGGGCAACTTCGGGCCAGGAGACGGGCTGGATCACATCGGTCTTTAGCTGATTCAGCAGATTCGCAAACAGTTGCGTTTGCTGGTCCAGAACCTGCGCGACCCGATTGGAAGCAACCTGCTCATGGCCCTCGCGGTTCGCGCGGATCGCGAAGATCCCCAGCACTAGAATGGTCAGCGCCAGCAGGGAAAGCATGACTGCCAGAACTTTAGACGCCAGGCCCCACGTCACCCGAGAACGATTGTTGATTAACGTCTTCAAGTATCAACGCCCTGCCCAGTGGAGAGTGGTTCATTCAGGGGAAACATCCGGGGGCGGCCGCCCCCGGCAGGTCGCTTCCGCCTGGCAGGCGCGCAGCTGCTTTCGTCCCGCACGGGTCGACCGCCTGACGCTCAGCCCGTTGAGTTGCGGCCGAAGGTCATAATGGTGATGTCGTCGTTTTGTGCTCGCCCGGCGGCGTGGCGGCGGACATCGGCCAGCAAGGCCTTGCCCAGTTCGGCCGCGTCGTGCGAACCGTTTTTGACAAATTCGATTACCCGGTCTGTGCCGTACAGCTCGCCCGCCGGGTTCATCGCTTCGTCGACGCCGTCGGTCACAATCACGACCATGTCGCCTGGCTGCAGCACCTTGCGATCCACTTCGTAGGGGTATTCGTCCATGACGCCGATCGGCGGGCCGACCAGTTCTTCGTCGAAACTTTCAATCTCTCCATTATGCCGCCGGATCAGGGGGGACATATGGCCGGCGTTGGCCAGCTCCACTTCACCTGTTTCCGGATCGATCATGGCCAGCACATAGGTCACAAAACGGCCTTCGACCCGACTATCGCACATGTGATCGTTGATGGCGCAGACCGCCTGTTCGGGATCGATCACGTGGCGAATGGTGCTTTGCACGCAACTGGAGATGCGCGCCATGATGAGTGCGCCGGGGACCCCTTTGCCGGCCACGTCGCCAAACGAAAGGCAAACCTTTTTGTTGGGCAGTTCAAACCAGTCGTAGTAGTCGCCGCCGACCGCCTGGGCCGTATCGTAGGAAGCGTAAAACTGCCAGCCTGGCGTCTGCGGCATCGCCTCCGGGAGCAAATCGCGCTGGACGGTCTGCGCGATTTCCATCTCGCCGTCCTGCTTCTGCTTGGCGATGAAGGTTTCCATCAACCGGGCCGTTTCATAACTGAGGGCCGCCTGGCCGGCGACCGCCATCAGCAGGTCGAGATCCCCTTTAGCGAACTGGCCCAGCGGGTTCTGCGAATCAATACTGATCACGCCGCAGGGTTCGCCGGAAAGATCCAGCAAGGGAGCACACATCATCGAGCGGATGTTCAGTTCCGAGATGGAAGCACTGGCGCTGAACTCGCTCATGGCGTCCGCCGACAGCACGCCGACTTTCTCGGTGAGCACCTTGTTGACGATCGTCCGGCTGAGCCGGACCGAGGCGTCTTCGCCGGCGCGACGATGCTTGATGGCCCGTGGAACCATCGCTCCGCTGCTGTCCCGCAGCAAGATGCAGCCGCGATCGGCGTAGCGAAAAATCGAGAACAGCGTATCGAGAATCGCCGGCAGCATCTGCTCCAGGCTGAGCGAACCGGCCAGATTCTGGCTGATTTCCAGCACCGCTTTCAGCTTCGCTTCCGGCTGGGTCTCCAGCGCGCCGAAGCGTCCCCGGCTGGGGGCCGCCTCCGTGATTTCTTCGTCGCCCGTGTTGGTAAAGTCGACCTGCCGTTCCAGCTGCATTTGCTCAAACGAAACGGTCGGAAGGGCCGGGGAAGGCGTCTGCCGGGGGGCGGCCTTGGGGGGCGTCGCCGAAGGGGCGGCAGCCGGTTTTTCCACCTGCGCTGTAACCGTTTCATTCACGACGGGCAGTTCGCTGGCTTCGCATTCAAACCGCACTTCGAACTGGCCGAAGCGAATGGCGTCGTTATGCGACAGCAATGTGCGTTCTTCGATCTTTTGATCGTTGATAAACGTTCCGTTCCGACTGCCGATATCTTCCAGGTAGTGCTTGTCGCCATCGCGAATCACTAACGCATGCTTGCCCGAAACGGTTCCCTGGGCGATCGGAATATCGCTGTTCGGATGACGCCCCACCACCGAAACGCCGTCGCGCAAGGGGAAAGAGAGCGTTTGTTCGTTCTCTTGAACAATCAATTTCGCCATCGCTCAGTCTCGCTAAAGTAGCACCCGCCAAAGTGAAATTGTTATAGCACTTTTGAGACTCCCTTTCATCTCGCCCCGCGCAATTCGGTGCGCAAACTTCCGGGGCGGGCCGCCGGGCCCGGCGTGCGGCCAGCAGCCTTGCTTGCTGCAGGCGCGAAGAAAGCGCGTTCCGCGGTCTGAGCCGGGA is part of the Lignipirellula cremea genome and encodes:
- a CDS encoding SpoIIE family protein phosphatase; its protein translation is MAKLIVQENEQTLSFPLRDGVSVVGRHPNSDIPIAQGTVSGKHALVIRDGDKHYLEDIGSRNGTFINDQKIEERTLLSHNDAIRFGQFEVRFECEASELPVVNETVTAQVEKPAAAPSATPPKAAPRQTPSPALPTVSFEQMQLERQVDFTNTGDEEITEAAPSRGRFGALETQPEAKLKAVLEISQNLAGSLSLEQMLPAILDTLFSIFRYADRGCILLRDSSGAMVPRAIKHRRAGEDASVRLSRTIVNKVLTEKVGVLSADAMSEFSASASISELNIRSMMCAPLLDLSGEPCGVISIDSQNPLGQFAKGDLDLLMAVAGQAALSYETARLMETFIAKQKQDGEMEIAQTVQRDLLPEAMPQTPGWQFYASYDTAQAVGGDYYDWFELPNKKVCLSFGDVAGKGVPGALIMARISSCVQSTIRHVIDPEQAVCAINDHMCDSRVEGRFVTYVLAMIDPETGEVELANAGHMSPLIRRHNGEIESFDEELVGPPIGVMDEYPYEVDRKVLQPGDMVVIVTDGVDEAMNPAGELYGTDRVIEFVKNGSHDAAELGKALLADVRRHAAGRAQNDDITIMTFGRNSTG
- a CDS encoding bifunctional serine/threonine-protein kinase/formylglycine-generating enzyme family protein, whose translation is MSGVTEGWVGKTLGRGRYRVENKLGEGGMGLVFLAHDEHLEHRVVIKAPRAVLLEDAAATERFAREIRSMVRLEHPHIVRVLDVGEHAGLPFAVMQYLAGGSLEDRREDFSSPQSVLRWIPQIASALDFVHVRGFVHRDVKPANILFDAYGNVFLSDFGIAKGLCELRTDETQAGSLTGAGMIIGTPHYMAPELVRCESINGRVDQYALAATVYELLSGQKLFEGTAPSALLVKQVIDAPTPLHETASHVSVAFSQVISRALEKSPERRFPSCHDLELALRTALGKPAPFLPSTAVSQPTGDGLQDVDPDDEIDLDFELGPLPETKKSQEPTPENPSTQIPRLVKPAPLPPAPTRVFSQEAAPSPPTPPNRLRRTNAIGMGFARVEPGEFWKALDPSDAADEGRQVCLADPFWIGIHQVTVGQFQKFVDETGYATEAQTDGQGGFGRRTRNGPIEGPSPQFHWKSVGWFQSGAHPVVNVTATDVAEFCVWLRRVDSRRYRLPTEDEWEYACRAGGSGPFFGGESLSLERANFNGAAHSKEASVAAAPAGVLQKSAAVGSYPPNDWGLYDMHGNIWEWTVGVPSGSGTTNSRAKSPAGEPLFALRGGAWDTAADHCRSEVRKIRPASFRHCSTGFRLVSPCR
- a CDS encoding sensor histidine kinase, giving the protein MLSLLALTILVLGIFAIRANREGHEQVASNRVAQVLDQQTQLFANLLNQLKTDVIQPVSWPEVARLTADSQGNKEAALAHPDRQKIEVRFRQLLSGKPNYVQARLISREGWEIVRVDRPHAGAPLNLESPLSNKQNAPYFRDLLARYQSLSHRDIVDQVVFTRLAVNREGADRHISEPRIAVARACAPLSTVNYEFTGIVVINVDVTPFLEDCKHSGVIVLNQDDVVIARQGEPVLAFEELNASVGPEETEEMRYTEICTHGKYCLQDIPLRPDLIAWIGKNRDAFRQELDADTAPSSEREVKTTMLDNKFAALRWTPLGSNSLALTNDDRPRLIGFLQLADKHSLQLAAYPFERTLWATGAVLFAIGCLLSLLLTRMITRPLSKITRAALQFADNGAYSNSPPVNARDEIGQLASAFLTMAERVASREARIRAIVATAAEGIVTVDDDNRILSANLAAEAIFETSNLVHRQLSEFISLRHESFSSDPASGATAAGHDGVRRLEVKGKRHGKPFPLEIASSSFVASGRRLRTYVVRDISEAKATREALEQLNRELEQRVADRVAELQRTVQELDNFAYAASHDLKAPLRGIHALANWIEEDASEALPERSRKHLQTLLQRIGRMERLLDDLLTYSRVGRVNGSATRVPVRKLLDDVIDLQSPPPGFVFDLPETMPVLLTEQAPLEQVFRNLISNAIKHHNRKDGRITIRCTDLGSAHEFHFQDDGPGIAPRFHEKIFQMFETLRPRDEVEGSGMGLALIRKIVENAGGQIRVESDLGAGTTFLFTWPKTEAQTPRPSSTSSSSSS
- a CDS encoding TadG family pilus assembly protein; the protein is MLSSARNRKAQVVVWAALMMVFVVGMVAFAVDVGYMLLTRSQLQNAADSAAIAGAAVMSQGTEAVVAEAQEFAAYHVAASDKVKLDAGDVEFGVWDSDARKFEATIDPGNAIRVTVRREKAALFFGRVFGHKVFSTQASAVATATPRDIALVVDLSGSMNDDTEPAWATTSINKNFDSSVGSDLMQDLYTDLGFGKFPGNLQHLGASLGVKPDKYAYAEMTKDEGPLASVSIPPAYRIAPTDTEAVRKQKAYSWLINYEIAPMMPAALPQASTGNYKYWEKYLDYLILPVKIVAPRPPAPPQPVGPKPVGPKPTPPKPTDPPPPKPPIGWILPGDESLVAAWSQSPLAGVPESHPAVSLEPLAFAGDAAQALLLASQSLGDPGSPPIERGWLPPSQSGDRITGFNNPNKTNFPDSSTSLPRNLRNYIGYLTYAQFMADHGRDSEPAGFSPLSMQNPFCPLHEEATAGGVFQFPPRTQPMHAARRALIAAIQVVKERNKVITNHELRDWVSVISFDTGSGLVQEITPDYDAAMKACVTLQAVSDKAATTATESGLIYARAHIRQPSEGGKGRAKVDKVVVLLTDGAPNLYESDKDLIDGYSEKNGSADFYGGGYYWYDAPLMQSALMQADHWRVFPVGIGLGADYTFMDRLARMGGAANDKGESARGSGNPAEYEQRLTEILEAIINQPTIRLVD